A single window of Vigna radiata var. radiata cultivar VC1973A chromosome 4, Vradiata_ver6, whole genome shotgun sequence DNA harbors:
- the LOC106758247 gene encoding sugar transport protein 10-like, whose amino-acid sequence MAGGTFATRENGRQYESKITIFVLVTCFVAAMGGLLFGYDLGITGGVTSMEPFLIKFFPSVYKKMKDESIHESQYCKFDNALLTLFTSSLYLAALVASFFASTTTRMMGRKTSMFAGGLFFLVGALLNGFAINIEMLIIGRLLLGFGVGYCNQSVPVYLSEMAPTSIRGALNIGFQMMITIGILIANLINYGTAKLEYGWRISLGVGAVPAIMLCVGSLFLGDTPNSLIERGKEEEAKKMLKKIRDMDNVDEEFQDLVNLTKAAKGVEHPWKNITEPKYRPQLTFCSLIPFFQQFTGINVIMFYAPVLFKTLGFGNDTSLMSSVITGGVNVVATFVSIFSVDKFGRKILFLEGGIQMLICQLAVGIMIALKFGVSGEGYFTNGEASLLLFFICAYVAAYAWSWGPLGWLVPSEICSLEVRSAGQSINVAVNMLFTFVIAQVFLTMLCHLKFGLFFFFAGFVLIMTIFVALLLPETRNVRIEEMNKVWKSHWFWRKFILDDVVNGGNPHITTI is encoded by the exons atggCAGGTGGAACTTTCGCTACTCGAGAAAATGGAAGACAATATGAAAGCAAGATCACAATATTTGTATTGGTCACATGTTTTGTAGCAGCCATGGGTGGTCTACTCTTTGGTTATGATCTTGGAATTACCGGAGGAGTAACTTCCATGGAACCATTCTTAATAAAATTCTTTCCgagtgtttataaaaaaatgaaagatgaatcTATCCATGAAAGTCAATACTGTAAATTTGACAATGCACTCCTTACTTTGTTCACCTCTTCTTTATATCTTGCGGCATTAGTGGCTTCTTTCTTTGCTTCCACCACCACAAGAATGATGGGACGTAAGACCTCAATGTTTGCAGGTGGTTTATTCTTCCTCGTTGGTGCATTGTTGAATGGTTTTGCCATCAACATTGAAATGCTCATCATAGGTCGATTATTACTTGGTTTTGGTGTTGGATATTGTAACCAG tCTGTACCTGTGTATTTGAGTGAAATGGCTCCAACATCGATAAGGGGTGCACTTAACATTGGATTTCAAATGATGATCACAATTGGCATCTTGATTGCAAACCTTATTAATTATGGCACTGCTAAACTAGAATATGGTTGGAGAATTTCTTTAGGTGTTGGTGCAGTTCCTGCAATCATGTTATGTGTAGGATCTCTTTTCTTAGGTGACACCCCTAATTCCTTAATTGAAAGAGGTAAAGAAGAGGAagcaaagaaaatgttgaaaaagattCGCGACATGGATAATGTTGACGAGGAGTTCCAAGACCTTGTTAATTTGACTAAAGCAGCCAAAGGTGTGGAACATCCATGGAAGAACATTACAGAGCCAAAATACAGACCTCAACTCACGTTTTGCTCTCTGATCCCATTTTTCCAACAATTCACTGGCATCAATGTCATCATGTTTTATGCACCCGTCCTCTTTAAAACTTTAGGCTTTGGTAATGATACTTCCCTTATGTCTTCAGTTATCACTGGAGGTGTTAATGTGGTTGCCActtttgtttccattttctCTGTGGACAAGTTTGGGAGAAAGATATTGTTCCTCGAAGGGGGCATTCAAATGCTTATTTGTCAG CTTGCTGTTGGAATCATGATTGCTCTAAAGTTTGGGGTGAGTGGTGAAGGCTATTTTACCAATGGGGAAGCCAgtcttctcttattctttatATGCGCATACGTTGCAGCATATGCATGGTCTTGGGGTCCCCTTGGGTGGTTGGTTCCTAGTGAAATATGTTCTCTAGAGGTTCGATCTGCGGGCCAAAGCATCAATGTTGCTGTAAACATGTTATTTACCTTTGTCATTGCTCAAGTTTTCCTAACCATGCTTTGTCACCTGAAGTttggtcttttctttttctttgctggATTTGTGCTTATCATGACCATTTTTGTCGCCTTGCTCCTACCCGAGACAAGAAATGTTCGAATTGAAGAAATGAACAAAGTTTGGAAATCACATTGGTTTTGGAGGAAGTTTATTTTAGATGATGTAGTCAATGGTGGAAATCCTCACATAACTACAATTTGA